One Setaria italica strain Yugu1 chromosome II, Setaria_italica_v2.0, whole genome shotgun sequence DNA segment encodes these proteins:
- the LOC101764665 gene encoding protein TPX2 codes for MAREMEKARKATSSPKSSTINTGPKSPVRNGGGSPPHKKNVTEPRGRKNEQQNIRKVGQDLVSHDEGKRRSPTSQTSPKRSPRHEQPLSYCRLHTEERAIRRAGYNYQVASKINTQEIIRRFEEKLEQLMEEREIKLMRKEMVPKAQLMPAFDKPFHPQRSRRPLTVPKEPSFLKLKCCIGGEFHRHFCYNGAAAKAIKS; via the exons ATGGCCAGAGAAATGGAGAAGGCAAGGAAGGCCACTTCTTCCCCTAAG AGCTCAACGATTAATACTGGTCCCAAGAGCCCAGTTAGGAATGGTGGAGGATCTCCACCCCATAAGAAGAATGTTACTGAG CCACGAGGACGGAAAAATGAACAGCAAAACATTCGGAAAGTAGGTCAAGACCTGGTGTCCCATGATGAGGGAAAGCGCCGATCTCCAACTTCACAAACCTCACCCAAG AGATCACCAAGACACGAACAGCCCCTTAGCTACTGTAGGCTTCACACTGAGGAGAGAGCAATAAGGCGAGCCGGTTACAATTATCAG GTTGCAAGCAAGATAAACACACAGGAAATCATTCGGAGATTTGAAGAGAAGTTAGAACAG TTGATGGAGGAACGCGAGATAAAGCTGATGAGGAAGGAGATGGTTCCAAAGGCCCAGCTCATGCCAGCGTTCGACAAGCCATTCCACCCACAAAG GTCTAGGAGGCCCCTGACCGTCCCAAAGGAGCCGAGCTTCCTAAAGCTGAAATGCTGCATCGGCGGAGAGTTCCATCGCCACTTTTGCTACAACGGAGCAGCAGCCAAGGCCATCAAGTCGTAG